From Microbacterium sp. 10M-3C3:
CTGCCCTGACCGGGGTAGCCGCCGTTTCACGCAAGGGGGCGAGCGAGGTAGGCCGCGGGGTCAGCGGCCGGCGTCGTAGAGGTGCCGGCCGCCGTGGCCGAGCACCTTCACGACCACGCCGCGTCGGTGCAGATCCGCCACCGCGCGCGTCTCCTCCTCCAGCGTCGTGCCCAGGGCATGGACGTTCGCGACCACGAGCACGTCGCCGCGGCCGAGGGTGCGGAAGAAGCGCTCGAGGCGCTCCGACCAGTCCTCGAGCGTCTCGGGAGAGGGGTGGCGGAAGCCCTCGATCGGCACGCCGAAGCGCGTGAGGTCATCGCGCTGCTCGACGACCGACGGCATCCCGGGACGGGAGACGACGAGCCCGACGAGGCGGGACCCGGCGGGCCGGGCGAGCCACCAGTCGCGGTCGCGCTGCAGCTCGGTGAAGCACTTCGGGCACTCGGCGGCCGGATGCGGCAGATGCAGCGGGCTCGTGTCGACGCCTGGCGCGCGCTCGCGCACCCTCGCGTCCTCCGAGGGGATCGTCTCGGTCATCGGCAACCTCCGCCTCTCCATTGTGCCCGAGCGGAGGTCAGTCCTCGCCGTCGATGCGCAGCTCGAGACTGAGCTGGTCGGCGTCGAGCTCAGCGAGCGCGTGCCGCAGCGCCGCGGTGCTGTAGCGGCCGTCGCGCGACAGTTCGCCCAGACGCTCCCGCATGTGCGCGATGAGCACGAGCCGCAGCTCGAGGATCTCCCGCGCCCGCGCCGTCATGTCCTCGTCGGGCGGCTGGGTGAACCGCTCCCCGAGCCGTGCGACGAGCCCGTCGGAGAACTCCTCGCCGTCGCGTCGCACGACGCGGCCCTCTCGCACCGCCGACACCGCGGCGCTGCGCAGATCGTGGTCGAGCGCGTGCATCTCGGCGCGGTCGGGACCCTCGCCGCCGTCGCCGGCGAGCCCGAGCCACCGCACGAGCGGCGGCAGCGTCAGCCCCTGCAGGAGCAGGCTGAACACCGCGACGAGGAAGGCGACGAAGATGAGCAGCGGCCGCTCGACGGTGCTGTCGTCCTTGGGCAGCGTCTGGGCGGCGGCCAGGGTCACGACCCCCCGCATGCCCGCCCACACGATGACGGTGCCGTGGCGCCAGCCCAGCGGCGAGTCCCGGTAGTAGTCCAGGTCGGCGAGCGAGCGGCGGATGCGGCGCCGCATCCACGTGACGCGGCGCTCCACCCGATCGGGGTCGATCTCCCGGCCGCCGCGGCGGAAGCGCTCGGGCTGGGTCGCGATGACCTCCTCGAAGCGATCGAGGCGCTCGGTCGCCGCATCCGCCCGCTCCTGCCACCGTCCGTGGCGACGCGCGCGCCGGCCCTGCAGCCAGATGAGACCGGACACGTACACCGCGCGCACCGCCAGCACGATCCCGGGCGCCGACAGCGCGAGCCACGCGCCGTGCCACAGGCCCTGGTGCTCGGCGAGGTTCTGCTCGACGATCTTCTTCAGCTCGAGGCCGAACACGAGGAACACGCCGCCCTCGAGGATGACCTCGATCGTGCGCCAGTTGAGGTTGTCGCTCAACCGCTGCTCGGGGGTGAACCGCCGCGCGGCGCCCTGGCCGGTGACGATGCCCGCGACGACGGCGGCGACGAGGCCCGACCCGCCGAGGTGCTCCGTGGGCAGGTACGCGATGAAGGGGACCGTGAAGCTGAGGGCGGTGTTGGCGGCCGGATTCTGCACGTGCGTGCGCACGCGCAGGTTGAGCCACCCGACGATGGCGCCGAGGACGAGCGCGACACCGACGCCCCACAGGAACGCCGTCGCGGTCTGGCCGACCTCGAACCCGACGGCGACCGCGGCGACGGCCGTCCGCAGCAGCACGAGCGCGGTCGCGTCGTTGAGGAGGCTCTCGCCCTCGAGCATCGTCACGACGCGGGGGGCGATGCCCAGGCGCTTCGCGATCGAGGTGGCCACGGCGTCGGTGGGGCTGAGGATCGCACCGAGCGCGATGCCGAGCGCGAGTCCGAGGCCGGGGATGACGGCGTTGAAGAACAGTCCGAGGACGACCGCGCTCACGATCACGAGCAGGACCGACAGCCCCGCGATCGGCACGAAGTCGCGGCGGAACTCGATCGCCGGCAGCTGCACGGCGGCCGAGTACAGCAGTGGTGGGAGCACGCCCATGAGGATGACTTCGGGCGGCACCTCGAACGCCGGCACGAACGGCAGCAGGCTCACGCCCAGTCCGATCGCCATGAGCACGAGCGGCCCGGCGATGTTGAACCGCGGGGCGATGACGGTCACGAGCGCCACCACGATGACGCCCGCCACGACGATCAGCAGGGGGTCGACCACCTTCCGAGGGTAGCGGCGCACCGCGTCGGCGCGAGCGGGGCGGTACCGTGAGCCTGTGACCTTCAACGACGACGCCCGTGTGGGCGGGAACCGCGCCCGTCGCCGCGGAGCCGGCGCCGCGATCGCCGGCGGCGGCGTCGTCGGCATCGGTGCGATCGTCGTGCTGCTTCTGAACGCCTTCGGTGTCGTCGACCTGACGGGCCTCCTCGGCGCGGGCGGCGGCGGCGCGGCGCCGGAGTCGTCACCGATCGCGGGGTGCGAGACCGGGCAGGACGCCAACGAGAGCGACGACTGCCGGCTCGCGGCGGGCTCCCTCGCGCTCGACCAGTACTGGGGCGACCAGGTCGAGGGCTACCGCGGGCCGCAGCTCATCATCGTCGACGGATCGACCCCCACCGCGTGCGGCACCGCGTCCAACGCCGCCGGCCCGTTCTACTGCCCGCCCGAGGAGACGGTGTACGTCGACCCGACGTTCTTCTCCCTGCTGCGCGAGCAGTTCGGCGCCTCGGGTGGCGATCTCGCCCAGCTCTACGTCCTCGCCCACGAGTACGGCCATCACGTGCAGAACATCGCCGGCATCATGCAGCAGCACCCGGCCGACGGCACCGGCGCCGACAGCAATGGCGTGCGCACCGAGCTTCAGGCCGACTGCTTCGCCGGCGCGTGGGTCCGGGGCATGACCGAGGCCCGCGACGAGAGCGGCACGCCGTACCTGAAGGCGCCGACCCCCGCGCAGATCGCGGACGCGCTGAACGCCGCCGCATCCGTCGGCGACGACCACATCCAGCAGGAGTCCGGTGGGGTCGTGAACCCCGACACGTGGACGCACGGCTCGAGCGAGCAGCGGCAGCGCTGGTTCGACGAGGGCTACGACGGGGGACCCGACGCGTGCGACACGTTCGCGGTGCCCGGAGAGCAGCTGTGAGCGCCATCGGCCGCCTCGACGACGTGCTGTACCCGCCCATCGAGCCGTACGACACCGGCGTGCTCTTCGCCGGCGATGGCCAGCGCATCCACTACGAGCAGAGCGGCAACCCCGACGGCAAGCCCGTCGTGTACCTCCACGGCGGCCCGGGAGGCGGCACGAGCCCGTGGCAGCGCCGCTTCTTCGACCCCGAGAAGTACCGCATCATCCTGTTCGATCAGCGCGGATGCGGGCGCTCGACGCCGCACGCGAGCGACGCCGCGGCCGACCTGCGCTTCAACACGACGTGGCACCTCGTCGCCGACATGGAGCTGCTGCGCAAGAACCTCGGCATCCGGCAGTGGCAGGTGTTCGGCGGATCGTGGGGGAGCACGCTCGCACTGGCGTACGCCGAGACCCACCGCGACGCCGTCTCGGAGCTCATCCTCCGCGGCATCTTCACCCTCCGTCGGCACGAGCTCGAGTGGTTCTACGAGGGCGGCGCGTCGGCGCTCTTCCCCGACCTGTGGGAGGAGTACCTCGCGCCCATCCCCGTGCTCGAGCGCTCGCGGCTCATCGAGGCGTACCACCGCCGCTTGAGCGACCCCGATCCTGCCGTGCATGGGCCTGCCGCGCTCGCGTGGACCCGCTGGGAGGCGGCCACCGTGACGCTCGAGCCCGACGAGAAGTTCATCGGCGAGATGACCGAGGCCGCCCACGCGCTCGCGTTCGCGCGCATCGAGAACCACTACTTCGTCCACGGCGGCTGGCTGCGCGAAGGGCAGCTGATCGAGGACGCCCCGCGGCTGGCCGGCATCCCGACCGTCATCGTGCAGGGCCGCTACGACGTCTGCACGCCCATGATGACCGCGTGGGACCTGCATCGCGCGCTTCCCGAGGCGGAGTTCGTGGTCGTGCCCGACGCGGGCCACTCCGCGACCGAGCCGGGCATCGCCCGCGCGCTGCGCGCCGCCGCCGACCGCTTCGCCTGATCGCTCCGTCGCTCGCTCGCGATCGTTCGCTCGTCGTATCCGGCGGCGTGAGGGCGGGAATCGGCGCGATATACGCCGAGCGAACTGAGCGCGGCGCTAGGCGCCGAGCGCGCGGGTGAGGGTTGCGACGAGCGTCGGGATGCGGCGGCCCGCGTAGTAGCGCGTCAGGCCCTCGCTCACCGCGGCGCCCGTGCGCGACGAGACGAACCAGGGCGGCTTCGGGAGGATCGAGAAGCGCTGCCGCCGTCCCAGCGAGCGGGGGAAGGGGCGGAACGGCCCGCGCAGCACCGAGCGCTCGACGTCGTCGAGGAGCAGCGCGTTGTGCACGACGCCGATGCCGCTGCCGACGCCGGCGAGGGTGCCCCCGGGATACGCGCCCCACGACAGCGTCGGGATCGTGAACGATACGCCCGTCCACGCGTTGATCGCGATGCCGCCGTAGTGCAGGTCGGCGATCGCGCGCTCGAAGCCGTCGCCGAGCGCCCGCTCGGTGTCGGGGTCGATCAGCACGTTGGCGCCGAGGGACCCGGTGAGCCGCTCGTTCGCATGGGCGACGGCCGCGTCGAGGAACGTCTGTCCCTCGCCGGCCAGCGCGACGACGCCGAGCACGGGGGCGAAGTACTCCGTCGACTCGACGGGCGCGGCGGTCGCGGCATCCGCCGGCACCGTCACGACCGCGCGGGTGCCGTCGCCGATCCACGTCGCCTCGGGCGTGGCCTCGCGCACCCGGGCGAGCGTCGCCTCGGCGCCGGGGTACCACACGGGTCGCGCCGGCGCGGCGGCGTACGCGCGGCGCAGCTCGGACAGGAACGCGCCGCGCTGCGGCCAGTCGGCGCTCACGATGACGACTTGGCCCGCGATGCAGTTGTGCCCGCCGTTCTGCAGGCGCATCGTCGCGATGTGCTCGGCCTGGAAGCGGAGGTCGGCGGCCGTCCACCGGCCCGGCACCACGATCACGGGGGCGACGCCGCCGAGCTCGGCGGTGATCGGCACGCGCAGCTGCGGCTCCGCCGGCCGGGGCTGCTCCGTGCCCCACACGATCGCGTCGAACGTGCGGGCAGAGCCGGTGATGTGCACGTGCGAGAACTCCGGTCGCGCGACCAGCTCCGCCCCGACGGCGCCGTCGCCCGTGACGATGCGGAGGAACCCCGGCTCGATGAGCGGCGCGAGCGCGCGCTCGAACACCGGAACGAGCGCATCTTGCGTCGGGTTGAGCTTCAGCACCGACACGCGGTTGGCCGACAGCAGCTCGTACAGCACGTCGAGCACCGGGATCGCGGTGATGTTGCCGGCGCCGAGCACCAGGCCGACGCCGCCGGACTCCGTCGGGCGGCGCTGGGCGAGCCCCGCCGCCGCGCGAGCGTGGGCGCGTCCGGTCCCGGGTCGCAGCCACACCTCGCCTGTGAAGCCCGACAGCACGATGCGGTCGAGCCCCGTCGCGGGAAACACGCGAGCGCGCACGCGCCCGCCGGGCGCATCGTCGAGCCGCACGCCGTCGAGGGGGCTGGCGTCGCCGGCGAGCGTGCGCAGCGTGCGGGCGTACGCCTCGAGCGCGACGAGCGTCGCGTACGGACCGGTCAGCCACTCCTCGCCGCGCAGCGGATGCTGCGGCCCGAGGCCCTTCGCGTCGGCGGCCGTGTCGGCCCACTCCTCGGCGGCTGCGGCGACCGTGTCGTGCAGCCGGTCGAGCAGCCGCGCGCGCTGATCGAGCGTGAGCGTGGACCACAGTCGCGAACCCCGATCGAGCATGCGCCCATCCTCTCCCGCGAGAACGCTCTTGCGCACGGTTTCGGGCCGCAAGACCGTGCGTGCGCGTGTTCTCGCGATCAGCGGAGGGCGTCCGCGACCGCGCGCAGGCCGGTGAGCGTCTCGCGGAAGCTCGTCGACAGGGGCGAGAGGCCGATCCGCAGGCCGTCGGGGAAGCGGAAGTCGGGCAGCACGTCCTCGCGCCACAGCCGCGTCGTGACCTCGCGCATCGCCGGATGCGACAGCGTCACGTGACCGCCGCGGCGCTCGGGCTCGCGCGGCGTCGCGAGGCTCACGCCGAGCGGGGCGAGGAGGACATCCGACACCCGCACGGCGAACGCCGTCAGCGCCTCGGACTTCGCGCGGATCGCGGCGATCCCGGCGCGCTCGATCATGTCGAGCATGTCGCCGAGCGCGAGCATCCCCACGATCGGCGGCGTGCCGGAGAGGAACCGGCGCATCCCGGCGGCGGGCCGGTAGTCCGCGCCCATCGCGAAGACGTCGTCGGCGCTCATCCAGCCCGGGATCGGCTGATGCAGCGCCTCGTGATGCCGTGTCGCGACGTAGGCGAACGCGGGCGAGCCGGGCCCGCCGCCCAGGTACTTGTACGTGCAGCCCACCGCGATGTCGACGCCCCACGCGTCGAGCTCGGTGGGCACGACACCCGCCGAGTGGCACAGGTCCCACACCACGAGCGCGCCCGCTGCGTGCGCACGGCGCGTCAGCTCCGCCGCATCCGCGAGGTGCCCGGAGCGGTAGGCCACGTGGCTGAGCACGACGACCGCGGTCTCGGACCCGATCGCCGCCGACAGCTCGTCGGGCTCGACGCCCCCGGCGGGGTCGGGCGTCAGCC
This genomic window contains:
- a CDS encoding dehydrogenase: MTETIPSEDARVRERAPGVDTSPLHLPHPAAECPKCFTELQRDRDWWLARPAGSRLVGLVVSRPGMPSVVEQRDDLTRFGVPIEGFRHPSPETLEDWSERLERFFRTLGRGDVLVVANVHALGTTLEEETRAVADLHRRGVVVKVLGHGGRHLYDAGR
- a CDS encoding sodium:proton antiporter, with product MVDPLLIVVAGVIVVALVTVIAPRFNIAGPLVLMAIGLGVSLLPFVPAFEVPPEVILMGVLPPLLYSAAVQLPAIEFRRDFVPIAGLSVLLVIVSAVVLGLFFNAVIPGLGLALGIALGAILSPTDAVATSIAKRLGIAPRVVTMLEGESLLNDATALVLLRTAVAAVAVGFEVGQTATAFLWGVGVALVLGAIVGWLNLRVRTHVQNPAANTALSFTVPFIAYLPTEHLGGSGLVAAVVAGIVTGQGAARRFTPEQRLSDNLNWRTIEVILEGGVFLVFGLELKKIVEQNLAEHQGLWHGAWLALSAPGIVLAVRAVYVSGLIWLQGRRARRHGRWQERADAATERLDRFEEVIATQPERFRRGGREIDPDRVERRVTWMRRRIRRSLADLDYYRDSPLGWRHGTVIVWAGMRGVVTLAAAQTLPKDDSTVERPLLIFVAFLVAVFSLLLQGLTLPPLVRWLGLAGDGGEGPDRAEMHALDHDLRSAAVSAVREGRVVRRDGEEFSDGLVARLGERFTQPPDEDMTARAREILELRLVLIAHMRERLGELSRDGRYSTAALRHALAELDADQLSLELRIDGED
- a CDS encoding neutral zinc metallopeptidase; this encodes MTFNDDARVGGNRARRRGAGAAIAGGGVVGIGAIVVLLLNAFGVVDLTGLLGAGGGGAAPESSPIAGCETGQDANESDDCRLAAGSLALDQYWGDQVEGYRGPQLIIVDGSTPTACGTASNAAGPFYCPPEETVYVDPTFFSLLREQFGASGGDLAQLYVLAHEYGHHVQNIAGIMQQHPADGTGADSNGVRTELQADCFAGAWVRGMTEARDESGTPYLKAPTPAQIADALNAAASVGDDHIQQESGGVVNPDTWTHGSSEQRQRWFDEGYDGGPDACDTFAVPGEQL
- the pip gene encoding prolyl aminopeptidase; translation: MGRLDDVLYPPIEPYDTGVLFAGDGQRIHYEQSGNPDGKPVVYLHGGPGGGTSPWQRRFFDPEKYRIILFDQRGCGRSTPHASDAAADLRFNTTWHLVADMELLRKNLGIRQWQVFGGSWGSTLALAYAETHRDAVSELILRGIFTLRRHELEWFYEGGASALFPDLWEEYLAPIPVLERSRLIEAYHRRLSDPDPAVHGPAALAWTRWEAATVTLEPDEKFIGEMTEAAHALAFARIENHYFVHGGWLREGQLIEDAPRLAGIPTVIVQGRYDVCTPMMTAWDLHRALPEAEFVVVPDAGHSATEPGIARALRAAADRFA
- a CDS encoding aldehyde dehydrogenase family protein; this translates as MLDRGSRLWSTLTLDQRARLLDRLHDTVAAAAEEWADTAADAKGLGPQHPLRGEEWLTGPYATLVALEAYARTLRTLAGDASPLDGVRLDDAPGGRVRARVFPATGLDRIVLSGFTGEVWLRPGTGRAHARAAAGLAQRRPTESGGVGLVLGAGNITAIPVLDVLYELLSANRVSVLKLNPTQDALVPVFERALAPLIEPGFLRIVTGDGAVGAELVARPEFSHVHITGSARTFDAIVWGTEQPRPAEPQLRVPITAELGGVAPVIVVPGRWTAADLRFQAEHIATMRLQNGGHNCIAGQVVIVSADWPQRGAFLSELRRAYAAAPARPVWYPGAEATLARVREATPEATWIGDGTRAVVTVPADAATAAPVESTEYFAPVLGVVALAGEGQTFLDAAVAHANERLTGSLGANVLIDPDTERALGDGFERAIADLHYGGIAINAWTGVSFTIPTLSWGAYPGGTLAGVGSGIGVVHNALLLDDVERSVLRGPFRPFPRSLGRRQRFSILPKPPWFVSSRTGAAVSEGLTRYYAGRRIPTLVATLTRALGA
- a CDS encoding aminotransferase class V-fold PLP-dependent enzyme translates to MKELDREAHDADAADPLASFRDLFAGAETELVYFDGNSLGRPLAATAGTLSDFVRDAWGGRLIRGWDESWMQLPFTLGDRLGASVLGAAAGQTVVGDSTTVLLYKLVRAAFDAQRAADPARREIVVDRDNFPTDRYIVEAIAGERSGAVRWLTPDPAGGVEPDELSAAIGSETAVVVLSHVAYRSGHLADAAELTRRAHAAGALVVWDLCHSAGVVPTELDAWGVDIAVGCTYKYLGGGPGSPAFAYVATRHHEALHQPIPGWMSADDVFAMGADYRPAAGMRRFLSGTPPIVGMLALGDMLDMIERAGIAAIRAKSEALTAFAVRVSDVLLAPLGVSLATPREPERRGGHVTLSHPAMREVTTRLWREDVLPDFRFPDGLRIGLSPLSTSFRETLTGLRAVADALR